In Saccharomonospora marina XMU15, one genomic interval encodes:
- a CDS encoding CPBP family intramembrane glutamic endopeptidase: MQREGDDRPVPPVRTGLVLGAHWGMLAFVLALGGYYAVSLLLSALATIDAADPTGIRLPQLGPLVLLAFVPNVLLGLVPWLGSLRWGNGVRADFGLLPTGRDLKVGLACGGFALLAGYVLNLILLQIYGSERMAGPLIEVFRGISADIGWLVVAAIIVVVGAPLTEELLFRGALWNGLAHYRIPNWVILLLTALLFAQLHGEPTRTVALIAQGVAIGSARFITGRVGASVVAHATNNLPAALFLLIGS, translated from the coding sequence GTGCAGCGCGAGGGCGACGACCGGCCGGTGCCGCCGGTAAGAACCGGTCTTGTGCTCGGCGCCCACTGGGGGATGCTGGCCTTCGTGCTCGCGCTCGGCGGGTACTACGCGGTCTCGCTGCTGCTTTCCGCGCTGGCGACGATCGACGCCGCTGACCCGACTGGAATCCGGCTGCCGCAGTTGGGGCCGCTGGTGCTGCTCGCGTTCGTGCCGAACGTGCTGCTCGGGCTCGTTCCCTGGCTCGGTTCGTTGCGCTGGGGCAACGGCGTGCGGGCCGACTTCGGGCTGCTGCCCACCGGCCGCGACCTCAAGGTCGGGCTTGCCTGCGGTGGTTTCGCGCTGCTCGCCGGTTACGTGCTCAATTTGATACTGCTGCAGATCTACGGCAGTGAGCGGATGGCGGGACCGTTGATCGAGGTCTTTCGCGGCATTTCCGCCGATATCGGCTGGCTGGTGGTGGCCGCGATCATCGTGGTCGTCGGCGCACCGCTGACGGAGGAGTTGCTCTTTCGTGGCGCACTGTGGAACGGACTGGCGCACTACCGCATTCCGAACTGGGTGATCCTGCTGCTCACCGCGCTGCTGTTCGCGCAGTTGCACGGCGAGCCGACCCGCACAGTCGCCCTGATCGCCCAGGGCGTGGCCATCGGGTCGGCGAGGTTCATCACCGGGCGGGTGGGTGCGAGCGTGGTGGCGCACGCGACGAACAACCTGCCCGCCGCGCTTTTTCTGCTCATTGGGTCGTAA
- a CDS encoding CPBP family intramembrane glutamic endopeptidase, translated as MPAVEPTTSAPQGHAVPEYPSHRWGFGAFLLVEAVLLATAAFVGVFLGRGSLASLPVGDVLVGTMLPTLFAALAALAITKLRGNGPVVDLRLSWRWDDVRIGLKFGVLGVVCTTVGVLVWTEVVGEHNATSAISALVHDKPMSVSAAIAMFTYLWLLGPVCEEIIYRGLLWGATERLEWGKEKWGRLAAFVLSTAVFAVSHLEPLRTSLLLVIAIPIGLARLVTGRLLSSIVAHQMNNFLPALAILLTTLGVVSA; from the coding sequence GTGCCAGCCGTCGAACCGACCACGTCCGCCCCGCAGGGTCACGCGGTGCCCGAGTACCCGTCGCACCGATGGGGCTTCGGTGCGTTCCTGCTGGTGGAAGCCGTGCTGCTGGCGACAGCGGCGTTCGTCGGGGTCTTCCTCGGCAGGGGATCGCTGGCTTCACTGCCGGTGGGGGACGTGCTCGTCGGCACGATGCTGCCCACGCTGTTCGCCGCGCTGGCGGCGCTGGCGATCACGAAGCTGAGAGGCAACGGCCCAGTCGTCGATCTGCGGCTGTCGTGGCGTTGGGACGACGTGCGGATCGGGTTGAAGTTCGGCGTGCTGGGTGTGGTGTGCACGACCGTCGGCGTGCTCGTCTGGACCGAGGTGGTCGGCGAGCACAACGCCACGTCCGCGATCAGCGCGCTGGTGCACGACAAACCGATGTCGGTCTCCGCGGCGATCGCGATGTTCACCTACCTGTGGCTGCTCGGCCCGGTCTGTGAGGAGATCATCTACCGGGGTCTGCTGTGGGGCGCGACCGAGCGGCTTGAGTGGGGTAAGGAGAAGTGGGGCAGGCTGGCGGCGTTCGTGCTCTCCACGGCCGTGTTCGCGGTGAGCCATCTCGAGCCGCTGCGCACCTCGCTGCTGCTGGTGATCGCGATACCGATCGGACTCGCGCGACTGGTCACCGGCAGGCTGCTGAGCAGCATCGTGGCACACCAGATGAACAACTTCCTGCCCGCCCTGGCGATCCTGCTCACCACGCTCGGAGTCGTGAGCGCGTAG
- a CDS encoding sulfite exporter TauE/SafE family protein, protein MTLTSTSLLALAGVAAGLAGSMAGLASLFSYPALLAAGLPPIAANVTNTVALLSTAAGSAAGSRAELRGQRARLGRLLGLAVLGGSAGAVLLLTTPASAFELIVPWLIALGSGLLLFRDRVRDAADRARSAGRQGGSAVPSAVAVALVAVYGGYFGAGAGVLMLAVLSVSVTEPLPVTNAVKNLAIGAANATAALAYAFLAPVDWLAAAVLGVGALLGSWLGPAAVRRLPERPLRITIALAGFGLAAHLWFSATAP, encoded by the coding sequence TTGACCCTCACCTCCACGAGCCTGCTGGCGCTGGCGGGCGTGGCAGCGGGTCTTGCCGGCTCCATGGCCGGTCTGGCCTCGCTGTTCAGCTACCCCGCCCTGCTCGCCGCGGGCTTGCCGCCCATCGCGGCGAACGTGACGAACACCGTGGCGCTGCTGTCCACCGCGGCAGGCTCCGCCGCCGGGTCGCGCGCCGAACTGCGAGGACAACGCGCGCGGCTCGGCAGGCTGCTCGGCCTGGCCGTGCTGGGCGGTTCGGCCGGTGCCGTGCTGCTGCTGACCACCCCCGCCTCGGCGTTCGAGCTGATCGTGCCGTGGCTGATCGCACTGGGCTCGGGGCTGCTGCTGTTCAGGGACCGGGTACGCGATGCCGCCGACAGAGCGAGGTCGGCGGGAAGGCAGGGCGGCTCGGCGGTGCCGTCGGCCGTGGCTGTGGCGCTGGTCGCCGTGTACGGGGGCTACTTCGGCGCGGGCGCCGGAGTGCTGATGCTCGCCGTGCTTTCGGTGTCGGTGACCGAACCGCTGCCGGTGACCAACGCCGTGAAGAACCTGGCCATCGGCGCGGCCAACGCGACAGCGGCGCTCGCCTACGCCTTCCTCGCACCCGTCGACTGGCTCGCCGCCGCCGTCCTCGGCGTCGGGGCGCTGCTGGGCTCGTGGCTGGGACCCGCCGCGGTGCGACGGTTGCCGGAGCGGCCGTTGCGGATCACCATCGCGCTGGCCGGGTTCGGCCTCGCCGCGCACCTGTGGTTCTCGGCCACGGCCCCGTAG
- the rpsP gene encoding 30S ribosomal protein S16 has protein sequence MAVKIKLQRLGKIRAPYYRIVVADARTRRDGKAIETIGKYHPKENPSFIEVDSERAQYWLSVGAQPTEPVQRILEVTGDWQKHKGLPGAEGKLRRPEPKPSKQDLFNAALAAANEEPAAEATTPKKRGGGKKADADKPAQPQSGSDDKAEGEKAEGEKKADEA, from the coding sequence GTGGCTGTCAAGATCAAGCTGCAGCGCCTCGGCAAGATTCGCGCGCCCTACTACCGCATCGTCGTCGCGGACGCGCGCACCCGCCGGGACGGCAAGGCCATCGAGACCATCGGCAAGTACCACCCGAAGGAGAACCCGAGCTTCATCGAGGTCGACTCCGAGCGGGCGCAGTACTGGCTGAGCGTCGGGGCGCAGCCCACCGAGCCGGTGCAGCGCATCCTCGAGGTCACCGGCGACTGGCAGAAGCACAAGGGACTGCCCGGCGCGGAGGGCAAGCTGCGCAGGCCCGAACCCAAGCCGTCCAAGCAGGACCTGTTCAACGCCGCGCTGGCAGCCGCCAACGAGGAGCCTGCCGCCGAGGCCACCACACCGAAGAAGCGCGGTGGCGGTAAGAAGGCCGACGCCGACAAGCCCGCGCAGCCGCAGTCCGGCAGCGACGACAAGGCCGAGGGTGAGAAGGCCGAGGGCGAGAAGAAGGCCGACGAGGCGTGA
- a CDS encoding RNA-binding protein: MSFLADSLEHLVRGIVDNPDDVRVELITTRRGRTLEVHVHPDDLGKVIGRGGRTATALRTVMGSVGGRGVRVDVIDTDR; the protein is encoded by the coding sequence GTGAGTTTCCTGGCCGACTCGCTCGAACACCTGGTGCGCGGCATCGTCGACAACCCCGACGACGTGCGCGTCGAGCTGATCACCACACGCCGAGGCCGAACTCTCGAGGTGCACGTGCACCCGGACGACCTCGGCAAGGTGATCGGTCGCGGAGGTCGCACCGCCACGGCGCTGCGCACCGTGATGGGGTCCGTCGGCGGGCGGGGAGTCCGCGTCGACGTGATCGACACCGACCGCTGA
- the rimM gene encoding ribosome maturation factor RimM (Essential for efficient processing of 16S rRNA), with product MQVVVGRVAKAHGLHGELAVDVRTDSPRERFAQGKVLLASLRDGVTKRVTVAAVRPHGGRLLVRFAEAQGRTAAEELRGAMLLVDTADLPQIEDPDEFYDHELEGLRAELTDGTVIGTVREVIHSPGGELLAVDRDDHEALVPFVAAIVVLVDVTGGRVVIDPPEGLLDS from the coding sequence GTGCAGGTCGTGGTCGGCCGGGTCGCGAAGGCGCACGGTCTTCACGGGGAACTGGCCGTGGACGTGCGCACAGACTCGCCGCGGGAACGGTTCGCGCAGGGCAAGGTGTTGCTCGCCAGCCTGCGGGACGGTGTGACGAAACGGGTTACCGTGGCAGCCGTCCGCCCACACGGCGGGCGGCTGCTTGTGCGCTTCGCCGAGGCGCAGGGCCGCACCGCGGCCGAGGAGTTGCGCGGCGCGATGCTGCTGGTCGACACCGCCGACCTGCCACAGATCGAGGACCCGGACGAGTTCTACGACCACGAACTCGAGGGCCTGCGTGCCGAGCTGACCGACGGCACGGTGATCGGCACCGTGCGCGAGGTCATTCACTCGCCCGGGGGTGAGTTGCTCGCCGTCGATCGCGACGACCACGAGGCCCTGGTGCCGTTCGTGGCGGCGATCGTGGTGCTGGTGGACGTCACCGGAGGCAGGGTCGTGATCGATCCGCCGGAAGGGCTGCTGGACTCCTGA